The genomic stretch TGAGACTTCAGGGGGCGTGCGTTGTCCTGGAATAGAGGGCTGGTGGCCAGGCCCACGCGGGGAGACCACCTTAGCTCAGTGTCCAGGAAGAACCCTCCCAGGGAGCCCACAGTCCCAGGGCCCAGGCTGGGGGCCGTGTCCCGGGCCTTGTGCTGCCACCTGCTGGCTCTCCCAGGAACGTCGGGGAGCGGTCCCCCCGGCCTCCAGCGGATCCCAGGAGGCTCTCTGCACCCTAGCAGCTTCCAGGAGACCCGGGGGCAGGGGCACAGACACCCCCAGCACCCTCACCGCTCCCCCCTCCACAGGACATCGGGCTCGCATCCTTGGGAGTGTcggatgaggaaattgagaagCTGTCCACGGTGGGTTGGGTCccctgcagggccctgggctCAGGCCGGGCCCTCTTGTGCAGGCTGAGGTCTCCACTTCTCACGCCgtgacccccgcccccccaccgccccagagcctggctcagctttgcctggggagggggcagtgctGGGGCCTCGGTGAGCGGGTCAGCTGTGCTGACCACAGCGTTTCCCACCGACCCCATCAGCTGTACTGGTTCACTGTGGAGTTCGGGCTGTGCAAACAGAATGGAGAGGTGAAGGCCTACGGAGCAGGGCTGCTGTCCTCCTACGGGGAGCTCCTGGTGAGAATCCCCCTAGGGAGGGGCCGGGCCAGGTCCTGGCAGGCAGGGCCACCTTGGAGGACTCAGGCCGCCCAGGAGGCTGAGCAGGGCGCTGGCCTACTGGGGGACGGAAGAAGcggcccccaccccttcccacgcGCACTGTCCCCAGGCCTTGGGAGGACCCCCGAGGGGGGTGCAGGCGTGAGTCCGGCCCTGGGGCTCCAGTCGCCTCGGGTCCTGAGAGCCCGGCCCCCCGCCTCCCGCCAGCACTCCCTTTCCGAGGAGCCCGAGATCCGGGCCTTCGACCCTGACACAGCGGCCGTGCAGCCCTACCAGGACCAGACTTACCAACCCGTCTACTTCGTGTCTGAGAGCTTCAGCGATGCCAAGGACAAGCTCAGGTGGGCTGGGGCTCCCGGGCagagaccccacccccaccccccacaacacTGTGCCTCCGAACTGGGCAAGCGAGTCAGCAGGCCGGGCCTGCGGACCCATTTCACAGGGGAGAAAGCTGGGCTCATCTCAGTTACAGCGCCCCTCCCGCAGCGAGACCCCCTACAAGGCTGGGAGGGGAGACCTGCAGGGCTGGCGGCCAGGCCAAGGCCAGACTTTCAGAAGGTGAAGTTTGACTCTGAAagacagttgtgtctgactttgtaaGATGGGTCCTTCCTGGCCTCCTGCCCCCTGAGCACCTGAGGCTGTGGTGGGAGGGGACAGAGGGGAAGGGCTGCTGGGATGGCTGAGGGCCaggtggggagcctggtgggcaggggGTTTCCTGGGCTGGGGGCGCAGTGACCAGCATTCCCCAGGGGAGGGTGGCAGAGCTCGACACACCCCACCCGGTCACCCTTGGGAGGGGCCTCTTTCTAGCCAGACTCCCATTGTCacgagggaaactgaggcccaggatcTATTGAGCCTGGAGTACAGGGGCTGTGGCTCTCACGCGCGAGCTTAGGGACAGGGACATAATAGACTCTCCAGAGCGCATGTctggaagccttcctggaggaggaggcctgGCTGTGCCTCCCTTGGGAAGGAGCAGGGCGGGATGGAGTGCCTGGTAGAGGTTCGCTTGGAAGAGGCCTGTCCTCCCCACTGAAAATACCCCCCAGCCCTTGCAGGACGTCTTGGTCCCCAGACTTGTCTGGGTGGCTGGACGGAATGAGCTTTGGGGGCCCAAGTGGCTCAGAAAAGTCCTGGAGTCTCTGAACCCTCTGTGATGGAGGAGACAGGCTCCcgccctccagccccaccccactaGTGACTGAAGGTCCCTGCCGgctgtccccctccccccccacaggAGCTACGCCGCCCGCACCCAGCGCCCCTTCTCTGTGAAGTTTGACCCGTACACACTGGCCATCGACGTTCTGGACAGTCCCCGCGCCATCCGGCGCGCCCTGGACGGCGTCCAGGATGAGATGCAGGCCCTGGCCCACGCTCTGAACGCCATCAGCTAGACACGGGGTGCCACCCACAGGCCCCAGTGGGCCGGCCTGGGGCTCCCAGCCTGCCCCCGCCTGCCCACATGAGGGGCTGGCTCACAGGGTGCCCCAAGAGCCCGCAGAGAAGCCCCTGCCAGAGGGCACCTGCCCAGCGCTTGCCAGCTGCGTGTCGGCCTCCTTGTCCCGCCTGCTGCCCCTGTGCTGCGCTGCCTGCTTGCAACCTCAATAAAAGAGAGACTCGGCCCTGAGTGCCCGCCCGGGGTCTGTGTCCGTGCCGTGGGCTCAGCACACAGCCCCGGGCCCCCCTCACACTGCCCCAGTCCCGCTCAGAAGCTCCCCCTGCTGccagcctcctccaggcagcccagGGTCACCTGCTCACCCAGAGGACCCGCAGAGGGCCGCGGGAGTCGGGCTGAGCTGTCCCGTCTCGGTAGGGTGACGGCCTGGAGGCGGGGGGCTGGTCTGGGTTCCAGGGGCAGGGCTCTCAGCTCTGGTCTCTCTGATCCTCCTACCCCACCCGCCTAGAGCGGGACCTGGGAACGGCCCCCACAAAGGACATGCCAGCAGGGAACTCTGCTGGGCTGGCTCCGGGGGGCCTCTCCGGGCCTCAGTCACCCAGCAAGGTGGGCGGGTGCTAGATTCTGCACTCCATTTCGTTGCCGGGTCAGGACACAGCCTCCAGCTAGAACCTCCAGCTTTTCCTCCAGGACTGGCCCTCGGAGCCAGCAGCCTGGGGCTTCCCGGGAGGCGGTTGGCTCCTTACTTCCTGCACAAGGCAGACACCAGCCTATCTTCCAGGCCCTCTCACTCCCTCTGGTGCCCCCCATCGCCCCCTCCCACTGCCAGGACCCTGGCTCAAAGCTCTGGGGATGTTAATCCCAGAAATTCCTTCCCGTTAAGACCTTCCAGGCAACACCCTCCCCTCTCATCCTCCCTGAGGGTCTGTCCTTCCAGCCGCGTCTCAAGTACCTGGTTTGTGACCAGCCCTTCCGTAGTCATGTCCCACAGCCTGTGCGGCCCCCAATGGGGTCACTCCTGGGGTGACGTGCCCCACCGAGACCCCGGGGAAGGGCTGATGGCtggctcccctccctcctgccccgcTGGGCCCTGGGCTTTGCCCTCCCCCTGGGTCTTCCCGCATCCAGCCCCTGCCCGGCACACCCCTCTCAAAGAGGCCACGGGATCTCTCCTGGCTGCAGGGGGGCTTCCGGACACTGTGATGTCCTGGGAAGGCAGGGCCCAGCCCCTTCCTTGGAGTCGGGGAGCCGACACGGAAGTCAGTGCCCTGGGGAGCAGGCCCCCCTCTCCAACTAGAGACACGAAGCCCCAGGGTGGCCAAAcgctaaataagtaaataaacgtATCAAAAAGAAAGGGTCCAGCCGGGAAGAGGTGGGCAGGGGCTccagggagaggggtggggcCTAGAGGGCAGCTGGGTGGGCAGGTGGGGGCCCCTGTGGCCTCCGAACTGAAGATGAGAATCGGGGCCAGCCTGAGGGGCCTCACGGCTGTGGGTCCCTGGGTTCAGCCCCTCAGCGTCCCCTGGGAAGCCGGGGGTCTTGCCAGGCTGCTgtgctggggtgggtgggtggggctgggacaTGCCCGCTGCCCACCCCACGGCCTGAACCATCGCTGGGGCCTCGGGGGcagcccagggacacaggaggggTCCCTCTTTCGCCCCACTGCCTGGACTAACGTGGATGATGGGCCCAGGCAGGGCCGGGCGGAGGACTTCGCCCCCAGCGGTGCGAGGGGACAGCTTGGCGTGGATTGGGCCCCTCATTAAGACTCTAATGACCCCACGGCCCCGAGAGGTGCTGACGGCCAAGGAGAGGCTCCCGCAGCCCTGGCAGCGGGGAAATGATCCGGAAACTGCAGCCTCAGCCCCCGGGCCATCTGCCGCACTCCTGGAGGCCCTGATGACAGGCCAGGTGGCGGGCTCAGGGGCTATAAAGCCGGCAGGCCGCGGCAGCCCCCTGCCCTCAGGACCGGCTGCATTCGAGGCTGTCAGCAAGCAGGTCCGTCCTTGGGCTCTGCGTCCGCCTGGGTCCGGGGCTGCCCCGCTGGGGCTCAGGGCATCGGGGCCCAGGTCCACCGAGCAGCAGGAGGATGTGTGCTCTCTCGGAGCACCCTGGTGGGGGGCACCCTGACTGGGGGCGCTGGGTTAGGGGCCCTGACTGGGGGCGCTGGGTTAGGGGCCCTGACTGGGGGCGCTGGGTTGGGGGCCCTGGTTGAGGTGCTGGGTTTGGGGCCCTGGGTGAGGGGGCTGGGTTTGGGGGGCAGGCACTGGTTGAGGGTGCTCGGTTGGGGGCCCTGGTTGAGGGCGCTGGGTTGGGGACCCTGGTTGAGCTGTTGGGTTTGGGGGGCAGGCACTGGTTGAGGGCGCTGGGTTGGGGGCGAGCCCTGACTGAGGGTGCTGGGTGCCCCGCCCCAGCCTCAGCCCCCGCTGTTGCCCAGGTCCTCGCAGCCCCGCCATGGCCCTGTGGACACGCCTGGTGCCCCTGCTGGCCCTGCTGGCGCTCtgggcccccgccccggcccgcgcCTTCGTCAACCAGCACCTGTGCGGCTCCCACCTGGTGGAGGCGCTGTACCTGGTGTGCGGAGAGCGCGGCTTCTTCTACACGCCCAAGGCCCGCCGGGAGGTGGAGGGCCCCCAGGGTGAGCCCCCGCTCCCCCCGGTCCCCCCGGTCCCCCTGGCCCCTACCCTGGCCTCCTGCTGGCGCCCGGCGGGAAAtcaagagagatttttaaaaaggaaaaccatgTCCTGTCCACGTCCTGGAAGTGACCAGCTCCCTAGGGGCTAAGCCAGGATGACCCGCAAGGGGGCCTCACCCCATCTATCCTGCCTTCTTACCCGGGCCCCCTCACTTCCTCACATGAGGGCAGCTCTGGGGGGAATCTGACGATGCGAGGCCAATCCAGGGGCCGAGGGTCTCGGTGGGCAGCCCTTGGTGGCGATGGGGTGGTGCCCATGGGAGACGCCCCGTCACCCGGAGAGAGGGCCCCGTTCCGGGTGGGCTggaggggggtggaggggaggggggaaaggGCGCCTGGGCAGGGCCCCGCTCCAAGGCCAGGTAGGGCAGGCGGCGGGGCGTCCGCTACCTGACCGTCTCCCCGCAGCGGGGGCGCTGGAGCTGGCCGGAGGCCCCGGCGCGGGCGGCCTGGAGGGGCCCCCGCAGAAGCGTGGCATCGTGGAGCAGTGCTGTGCCGGCGTGTGCTCTCTCTACCAGCTGGAGAATTACTGCAACTAGGCCTGCCCCGCCGCCAATAAAGCCGTGACGAGCCTGCTGTCGTCCCTGTGTGGCCTGGTGTCCCGGCGCCCGTggagagggggcggggagggggcggggagggtggggCCCTCAGCCCGAGACCCCTTTCTGGTCTCGCTGCGCCAGCTTCTCTGAGCTGCCTCCACGCGTGCTGGGTGCACGAGGCGGGGCCCTCCAAGGTGGCACGCTCCCGTCTTCAGGGGTTCTGCTCCCAAGGTGGGCTTCACAGGGCACCTGCCCAGGCCACCACCCGTCACACCCAAGAGCCCGGGGCTGCCCGGGTTGGCCATGGCTCCGGAGGTCAGCGGGTGACCTGGCTGTACCAAGGTCTGGCCAGCCTGCCAGCCGGCCAGGCCAAACCAATCTCCTCCTCTCCTGAAGGCGCCACCCGGGCCGGGGCTTGGGGTggctgggcctggggctgggcacCTGGTCTCCCGTGGCTGCAGACCACTCAGATGCCAGCCTGGTGCCCGGCTGGCGGGGCAGTCCTCTGTGTACCCCAAAGGCTCTCACCCTGTCACCCCTCCTCGGGGCTACATCAACACCCCCCAGGGCCTCCAGAAGGCCCCGCCCCTTGGGGAAGGCCAGGGTTGTGCAGGCAGGTGGCCGGCCGGACACTGGACCCGGaagaggagggggcggggggctgggaTGAGCAGTGATCTGCCCGTAGGCTCACACGGGTGGCCCTGTGCGCGCAGATTGGGGCAGGGGTGCCCCGCAGGAGCTGAGGTATGTGGGTGCCTGGAGCGGCCTGGCAGGGGGCAACTGGGGCTGGGAAGTGGGCTGGTCATCGCCAGGCTGCCCTCAAGGCCCTGCCAGCCGGTTAGACCCTGGGGACCACCTGGacgctccccctccccctctggtGCCAACAGACTCTGTAGAGAGGGCAAGGAGGCCTTTAGGGTCCCGGGGTGCGTGGGGCCGTCCCAGTATGCCCTGGTGCAGGATGCCCTGGGTGACGTGGGCTGGGGGCTCGGGGGAGGGGTGTACGGGGGCAAGGCTGTGGGTCACGGTCCCCCGGAGGGGCCTGCCTCCCTGCCGCCTCCTGAGACCCGTCCCAGCCCTGAGACCAGGGACCACCCCCCCGAGTCTCTTCCACCAGCCCCTGGGCCTGGGTGATGTGGTTTTGAGCAGGAGGGCTGGAGGCCCTCCACACCCCTGGCGGGGACGAGGTCCCAGAGGGAGGGAAAAGTGGCTGCCGTGGCCGCCTGGGCCCCTGGGGCCAGGACAAGGTCAGGCTGGATCTCCTGTGCGGCGCCCCTTGACCGCTGAACCCCAGACACCCCTGCTTCCCGGAGCCTGCACGCCCCCCGCGGCAGCCCGGCCCACGGACCTTGGCTCTGCCACCCACCCAGGCCCCGGCTCCGCCCCTTCTGGGAACTGGAGGCCCGACCTGGGCTGCCCTTGGGAGCTGGGCCTCACTGGCCCTCGGGGCTGACTGTGGCCGCCCGCCGTGTCCAGCCCTGTGTGTCACCCTGGTGTGGCCACGGGGGGTCCAAGGACCGAGTGCGGCCCCCCGCACACGTCTGGTTCACTCCCCTGTGTGTCTGTTCCGCATTGCACTGTCCACGCACGGCAGGGGTGGGGCTGCTCCTCCTGTGCTCCTGGTGGGGACCTGGAGGCTGGGGTCAGGCCCCCTGTTGTCCACCCACTAAGGACGTTGGCTGGGGTGGCGGCCTCCAGGCTAGACCCCAGATTGTGTCCGTGCCTGGCACAAGTGACCTGGCACCTACAGCTGGCCGTGTCTGCCTTCTCCGGGTGGCAGCGCATATTTGCTGTCTTGTGTTCCCCGGTGGACGCGAGGATGCTGGGGTGGGCCCCTGCCCTTGAGGGCCCCTGTGCCTACTGAGGGCCAGGCcgggaagagggagaaagaccAGGATATGGTGGCCTGAGGTCCTCCAGAAGGCCCGTGCAGAGCCCAGGCTGAGCCCCCAGCAGAGTCTGTGTCCAGCTAGACTGGGAGTCCTCACCTTGGAGCCCCCTTGACCCTGGGAGGGTGGGCCCCTGTGCCCAGCAGGCGGGCAGTCAGAGCGGTAATTTGCAGGTAGAACCAGCAGAGGGCACCAAAGCCTCACTTTTGCGGCACTTCCTTTGCGCTGGGCGGCAGTCCCAGTGGTGTCCCCTCTGCAGGGGTCTGTTGCCCCCGCCGCCGCCTACATTACCAAGGGCAGGCACGCAGGGGCTGTGCGGGATGCCCAGCAGGCTGGCTCCCGGGGGCTCTGGAGGCCGCAAAGCTTAGGAAGGAGAGACGGTGCCCAAAGCCTCACCCCACCTGGTCAAGCCACccctctagagcccaggctctctGGGGGAGCAGCTGGACAAGGTGCCGGGTCCCCAGCATTCTGGACTATGTCTCCAGGAGAGTCTGACCCTCTGGCTGCAGAATCAGACCTGGGCCGGGAGGCTGTGGGGGTGAACTCCCCCTCTGCCCTCTTCGCGGCTGAACAAACTCAGCCTCTGCTGAGAGTCTCCTGGGCCTGGGTGAATTGAGGCTGGGGGCAAGGGGGTGGTTGTCGCCGTCAAAGCATCCCTTGCTCTGCTCGTAGCCACCTCGACCCCTGGAGCCAGAGGCTCACACGAGACGGGGGCTTTGAGGATAGGAACCGGGGCCCAGGAGGCCACGGGCGGGGGGTCCAGCCGGGTCAGGGTTCTTTCTCATGTCCAGGTCCGTCTGCTGCCCAGTGCTGGGAGCAGAGAGAGGCCAGTTTCAGAGAGGATGTTGGGGGCAGGGGGTTGCCAGGGGTCCGGGAGCTGTGGAGAGAGCCAACAGAAAAGCGGGGGGGTGGGCCCCCTCCCTCGGTGCTGTGGTTTCTGGCTTCAGCGCAGGGTGGCGAGGTGGAGGCCCCTCCCCACGGCCCCCTCCGCAGGCAAGCGCCAGCCCCTATGCCTCAGGTCCTCAGCTCACCTCCCCCCGGGCAGTCCCCTGGCCCCTCCCCGCAGAGGCTCAAATGCCCCACTCTCTACCATCTGCTGCTGTCCAGGATCTGACCCAGGCAGCCCATGGAGGGGTCCCCGATGCGGCCCCCAGAAGCTGGGCCTGGGATTCTCACCACACAGTGCCCGCCCTCCAAGGCGCAAGGCTGAGATATGGGATCCTGGGGCCACCCTTGGGCCCTCAGGGTTGGGGTAGAGGTGGGTGCGGCCTCCGAGGCCCCCCTCACCCAGAGATGCTCAGACCCTAGGTCATCCGTTCCTGGTGGAGCCCAGCTCTGTGCTTTGCCAGAAACGAAGATGGgcctccaggcccccagcccgGGGGTCCAGAGCGCACGAGCCCCGGGTGGGCCCACCCTCCACAACCCTCAAGGCCAAGGCTGCTGAGCCATCGGAACCTCGCGGCGGCGGGAGGGGCACATTCCGCCCGCCTCACTCTGACCCCCTTCCCGGGCCATCTGTGTTTTTAGAAAACAGAGCCGGCATCCCCAGGTGGCTGTGCAGCCCAGGGCTGTTCACACTGCGTCTCAAAGCACACGGCTTTCTTCAAAGTCCGGCCTCACTTCAGAGCTTGACCCCGTTCCAGCCCGGCCTCCCCCGGAGCACCCTGCCTGCCCCCCACACCCGAGGCCCACTTGCCCGGGACCTTGGAagtccccttccctctctgggcctcaggtccTGAGCTGGGGTCAGGCTCGAGAGGAGGCTCGGTGGGCAGTCAGAatagggcagggaggaggggaatGTGGGGGCCCAGCTGAGCCCAAGGCCCTGAGTCCACGGCCCGGGTCTCCCTGGCCTCCCGACCCTCCGAGGTCCTCCGTGGCCCCCTCAGCCTCCTCTGGTCCCCTACATTATCCACGGTCTCTCAGCCTCCTCTAGTCCCCTTCGTCCTCCGTGGAGTCTCAGCCTCCGCTGCTCCCCTTCGTCCTCTGCGGTCGCTCAGTCTCCTTTGACCCCCTCAGCCCTCATGGCCTCCCCGGCCTTCTCCACCCTTTGTAGCGCCACCTGAGTCTCCGGCTCACCTGCCCACGGAAGGCCTCCAGTGTCAGGGAGAGGGAGGTGGTGGAAGGCGGGCTCCCTCCTTGGGGCCTAGATGACGGGTCTGTGTTTGGCTGCCTGCTGGGGGTGCTTCCTGGACCCAGGTCCTGCTTTGGggacagagaagcagagaggcCAGGCTCAGTGGCAGAAGAGTTAGCAGAGAGTCAGGAGACCGGAAGGTCCAGTGTGCCGCCCTCCCGCCGCACAGATCGGAGGAGGCAGAGCAGGCAGGCTGGgaggcttcctgaaggaggtgTCCCATGTCCCCAGTCCGGCGCCTTGACCTTAAGATCGAGTCCACGCTCGCTCTCACTGCCGTGGGTACAGACCAAACCTAGGGATAGCTGTGGGGCAAATACAGCTGGTCCTGCCTTCCCTGGCTCCAACTGGGAGCTGTGTTCATGCAGAGATGCCATCCTCCAGGTCTGGGCACAAAGATGGCCAGGCTGAGGTCTGGAGGACACAGGGAGCCAAGTCCTGTGGGTGCCCCAGCTCCCCAGAAGCCCTCACCGTgctggggccaggaggagggtcGACTCCGGGCCAGTGCGGGGCTGAAGGGCGAGAGCTGGTCAGCAAGGCAAGCTGGGCGTAAGTCCTTGCTCTGACCGTGTGGTTTTGGCACAGTTACTCAgcatctctgagccttggtttcctcatccatCAAAAGGGAACCCATGGAGATTCTCCCTGCTGTGGCTGAGGGTCCAGCGAGGTGACACGTGTGAGTGAGGGACCCCCAGGCCTGTTGCCGTGGCGACAGCGGGCCCTCTGAATCGCATCCTCGGCTCCCGCCCAGTGGAACAGGCCATGGCCTCAGACGTCCTGCTCAGCCCCGGCACGTGCCGTGTTGGCGCCTGTGGGCCGGGCGTGTGGGCGACGCATGCCCAGGGCGGGCGGCCCACGCAGGGCATGTCCTGCGGCTGCGGGCTctgcttctccagcaggtctccccctctctctgggcctcagggcTCCGCAGGCCCGCCGCTCCTCTAGGCAGCAGAGGCAAGAGGCCGCTGACACACTTTCCACGGCAAAGGAGCCGGCTCCAGGGCTCCCGGGGTGCCCCGTGGGTGCGGCTGCCAGGCGGACCAGCCCCCCAAGGGAAGAGGCCCAGGGCTCGGGGGCCTGCAGGGCCCACATGTCTTGAAAGGAGGTGGAGGGCTGGCTGGGGGAAGGAGAGTGCGTCCCAGGGGGGCTGGGGGCTCCTGTGTGCCTGGGCCAGACTTCTGTGTGCTCAGAGGCCAGGGCCAGACTCCCTCCCGCCACACTCCAGAGCCCTGTGAGGTGGCAGGTTTCACCTGCAGGGGATGGAAGAGAGGACAGTGTCCCAGGACCAGCCTGGCAGTGACTCAGCTACCGACACCCAGGAAAGAATGCCCGTGTGGTCAAGGGAGTCTGGGCAAACGTACCTTCGCACTGAGACAGCGTAATGATGAGCAATGATACACAGGTATCAGTAGGTGGATTGGGCTGGGCGCCGACCTATGGGCATCCAGGCACCAGCACGTCAACCTGTGAGGTCAGAGGGACACGGATGCCTGGGGGCGACAGGTTCGCCCCTGCAGCCTCTGGGTCCCCTGCCACCCCGTCCTCCCCCGGTCCTCCTGCTCTTTTGCCCAGGGCGGCCTCACCCTGGCCTCTCCGGCCGCCTGCATGGAGGTGGCCGGGTCACCTGGTTCCCGACGGTGCAGGGGTCTTGGGACACTTAGTGATGTTAGGATGTCAGGATGGGGGCTCTGTTACCCCTGCTCTTGGGTTTGGTGAAGCGGCTCCTCTGTTAGCCTCCCGGCAATAGCGATTTCTAGAAAAGCCAGGTGCTTTCTAATAAGCCTGTGGTTGCATCTCTCGATGTGGCCGCGAGGTGTCAGGCTTGGGTCAGGTTTGGAAAGCAGTTCAGGGAGCGGGAGTCAGACGCCAGAGTCAGCCCCCCACTGCCGCCCCCCGCGCTGGTTTCGGGGACCCTGCCTGAGGACGCAGCTGGGGGCGGGCTGGGTATCAGATACCTAtcttatatctatctatatctatctgaTTGTATTCAGGTATAAACACAATGCAGTTTTCTCTAATTCCCAGAACACAGTGGATGTTTCAGGAAGGCGTCCCGGGCTCAGCCGCTTGGGTCACCCACCTTGCCACACCCTTGGGGTTGGGGAACCCTCAGGACCTCCCTCCACCATCGATTCTGTAACGCCAGGGCGGGGCCCTGATGAAAGCCTCAGATCCGAGTGCAACGGTGCAAGGCCCACCTGAACCCCAACAGTGCAGGGGGCCTCTTTCTTGTGGGAAGAATGTTACTGGTTTGCCCCCCAGCCCCCTTTCCAGGGTGCCCCAAGTCACCCCTCAAGACCTTTTGGGCGTGCGCTGTAATTCTAAAAGTGGCCACGAGGTGTCAGCATGAGGCCACTTAAGCAGCCAAATGGAGGCAACTTGCAGAAGGGAATGATTTCTGAGAGCCTTTCAAATCTCTCCTGCATAAACAGGATCTGACCAGAACCCCAGGCCGGGGTAGCCCCCTCCCAGGCC from Budorcas taxicolor isolate Tak-1 chromosome 25, Takin1.1, whole genome shotgun sequence encodes the following:
- the INS gene encoding insulin, producing MALWTRLVPLLALLALWAPAPARAFVNQHLCGSHLVEALYLVCGERGFFYTPKARREVEGPQAGALELAGGPGAGGLEGPPQKRGIVEQCCAGVCSLYQLENYCN